Proteins from a single region of Bos javanicus breed banteng chromosome 7, ARS-OSU_banteng_1.0, whole genome shotgun sequence:
- the LOC133251817 gene encoding olfactory receptor 7A17-like codes for MYLIAVFGNLLIILVTISDSHLHTPMYFFLSNLSFVDICFISTTIPKILQNIENQSKVITYEGCLVQVYFYIFFAGLDDFLLTVMAYDRFVAICHPLHYTVIMNPRLCGLLVLVSWMMIVLLFYCTSLGVYLSSAATHSSDSSATASMMYTVVTPMLNPFIYSLRNKDIKRALKRVYGIVAIKRPIVLGHMKCP; via the exons ATGTACCTGATTGCTGTGtttggaaacctgctcatcatcctggTCACCATCTCTGACTCCCACcttcacacccccatgtacttcttcctctccaacttgTCATTTGTAGACATCTGTTTCAtctccaccaccatcccaaagatACTGCAGAACATCGAGAACCAGAGCAAAGTTATAACCTATGAAGGCTGCCTCGTCCAGGtgtatttttacatattctttGCAGGATTAGATGACTTCCTCCTGACAGTGATGGCCTATGATCGCTTTGTGGCCATATGCCACCCCCTGCACTACACAGTCATCATGAACCCACGGCTCTGTGGACTGCTGGTATTGGTGTCCTGGATGATGA ttgtcttattattttattgtacGAGCCTAGGAGTGTACCTTAGCTCTGCTGCTACACACAGCTCAGACTCAAGTGCAACAGCCTCCatgatgtacactgtggtcacacccatgctgaacccattcatctacagtctgaggaacAAAGACATAAAGAGGGCTCTGAAGAGAGTCTATGGAATAGTAGCTATAAAAAGGCCAATTGTCCTGGGGCATATGAAGTGCCCTTGA